In a genomic window of Diabrotica undecimpunctata isolate CICGRU chromosome 2, icDiaUnde3, whole genome shotgun sequence:
- the LOC140433646 gene encoding uncharacterized protein, translated as MAEAADNAKIKRTSIKGTLTRFSNYFNSVKELPATEINFRDLQLRLEKVEKLYDDFDNVQSIIEAADPNYTTNASTIHDKERASFENPFFSITGLARELLAKLSTPPAGQIFQSSTPSTSEGNISQQNIRLPTINLPSFEGDYDTWLFFRDTFNSIIHTNSELSNIQKFHYLRLSLKGIAADTIRNLDISDATYATAWSLLRERFENKPLLVNNHIKKLFNLPNISRNSHNDLRALLDGLQRHLRSLESLQIDITGWDPLIIYLVTTKLDNTSHREWEQSLKDNATNLPTLNELTEFLKGKCRVLESLNNHDDKLRTKAKSFVSTNNNSNTLNCSLCSQNHLIYSCPNFSKLQPTSRLNEAKRLKLCINCLRSGHPTKNCKSSGCRKCGKPHHTLLHFHNSIQNTPNLEASSSQTPSNQTTNSLTTHNHFASSSQILLSTVLIKVFDSKGNMHEARALLDSGSESNFITQRLLNTLKLPTTAIDFSVYGINQTNSVVHLKTSLTFKSNTINFTRTISCLVMPEITGRLPSVTLNRESLNIPSNVTLADPHFNVSSPIDILIGADTFWDLLCVGQIKLSHGQPTLHKTKLGWIVSGPIPFLSRNKTNCHFSSNRNLENQLQKFWELEEFPRTKFFSEEELQCEKHFKETTSFDSTGRFIVSLPLKLPLSNLGNSEISATKRFFSLEKKLNSNPTLKADYIQFISEYSSLNHMSKLPPNLVSHPDFFLPHHCVYKGNKIRVVFDGSAKTDTGFSLNDILMVGPTLQDDLFTIILRFRKHKFALTADIVKMYRQILIKENQRCLQKILWRSDPNSSIETYTLNTVTYGTASASFLATRCVQEVAHIYSDKFPDISSIILRDFYVDDLHTGASTLDELKRIQSLTTELLSKHGFHLSKWKSNSTELKIDNIDNTPLDIGSNETVKTLGLFWNPKLDVFFFNVQPTANNSRITKRHILSAISKIFDPLGLLAAVTITAKIILQDLWRLKISWDEVVPMDIHTKWSNYQSQLVNLNKLQFPRYITVSNFTSIQLHGFSDASTAAYGACIFIRSLDAQGNISCYLLCAKTRVAPLKHILTVPRLELSGALLLSELVDKVKQSLQINFDEIVYWCDSNIVLAWINTSPNLLKPFVANRISQIQSLTNSNSWRYINTQENPADLLSRGISPTALQNSDLWFHGPPWLLLSENLWPHQPFKQVKIPELRSSVNLSVRICMNLDIIYKISSLTKLQRIVAYILRFCKNSRLTMPERTFTNLTCEEIACSLICLIRIVQNQSFSDDFTHLKKHGKVDHKSKLLTLNPFLDQDDIIRVGGRIHNADISYERKHPIVIPQKHHFTDILVRHEHMKLQHAGPQLLLSSLREKYWPLNGRYVVRKVVRNCITCFKAAPKLETYLMGNLPSSRLTPSRPFTHSGLDYAGPFLLKDRLTRNYKTIKGYVALFICLATKAIHLEVVSSLTTECFIAALRRFTSRRGKCASILSDNGSTFKGANNELSNFLKTNNSAIHDRLSSEGIDWKFIPPRSPHFGGIWEAGVKSVKYHLKRVISNTVLSYEEFSTVMIQIEAILNSRPLFPMSNDPSDLLPLTPAHFLVGSPLTSVPDRNLLDVMENRLSRFQRVQQMVQCYWTRWSKEYVSSLQQRVKWKKQCSSLLKIGSLVLVKEDGLEPLRWTLGRVTDIHAGSDGIVRSVTLKTNSGVYKRPVVKLCVLPNENQL; from the coding sequence ATGGCTGAAGCTGCTGATAATGCTAAAATTAAACGCACTTCAATTAAGGGCACTTTAACTCGTTTTTCGAATTATTTTAACTCTGTCAAAGAGTTACCTGCAACTGAAATTAACTTTAGGGATTTACAGTTACGCCTTGAGAAAGTTGAGAAGCTCTATGACGATTTTGATAATGTTCAATCAATTATTGAGGCTGCTGACCCAAACTATACTACAAATGCATCCACTATTCATGACAAGGAACGAGCATCTTTTGAAAATCCATTCTTTTCTATCACTGGCCTAGCTAGAGAACTTCTTGCCAAACTTTCGACTCCTCCTGCTGGTCAGATATTCCAATCATCTACACCTTCCACAAGTGAAGGTAACATTTCTCAACAAAATATACGTTTACCTACCATTAATTTACCTTCGTTTGAAGGCGACTACGACACCTGGTTATTTTTTCGAGACACTTTCAACTCTATCATCCACACAAATTCCGAACTTTCGAACATACaaaaatttcactatttgagactATCCTTAAAGGGCATTGCTGCAGATACAATACGCAATTTAGATATTTCTGATGCAACATATGCCACAGCATGGTCACTTTTAAGGGAAAGGTTTGAAAATAAACCACTTCTGGTTAATAACCACATCAAAAAGCTCTTCAATTTACCCAACATTTCTAGAAACTCACATAATGATTTGCGAGCCTTATTAGACGGTTTACAACGACATCTACGATCTCTTGAATCTTTACAAATAGACATTACAGGTTGGGATCCTCTTATTATCTACTTAGTCACTACAAAATTGGACAACACATCTCACCGCGAATGGGAACAATCGTTGAAAGATAACGCTACAAATTTACCCACATTAAATGAGCTCACAGAATTCTTAAAAGGAAAATGTAGAGTTCTGGAATCTCTTAATAATCACGATGATAAACTCCGCACCAAAGCAAAATCTTTTGTATCTACGAACAATAACAGCAACACTTTAAATTGTTCATTATGTTCACAAAATCATCTTATTTATTCGTGTCCTAATTTTAGCAAATTACAGCCAACCTCTCGCTTaaacgaagcaaaacgtttaaaactttgcATCAATTGTTTACGTTCTGGACATCCTACTAAAAACTGCAAATCTTCTGGCTGTCGCAAATGTGGCAAACCTCATCATACGCTTTTGCATTTTCATAATTCTATTCAGAACACTCCAAATTTGGAAGCATCATCTTCTCAAACACCTTCTAATCAAACTACAAACTCCTTAACAACTCACAACCATTTTGCTAGTTCGTCGCAAATTTTACTGTCTACTGTTTTAATTAAGGTCTTTGACTCCAAAGGTAACATGCATGAAGCTCGTGCACTGTTGGACAGTGGTTCGGAAAGTAATTTTATTACTCAACGGTTACTTAATACTTTAAAATTACCCACAACTGCAATTGATTTTTCTGTCTATGGCATAAATCAAACAAATTCTGTGGTTCATCTTAAAACTTCTCTTACCTTCAAATCAAATACAATCAACTTTACACGTACAATTTCTTGTTTAGTGATGCCTGAAATAACTGGAAGACTGCCTTCAGTCACACTAAACAGGGAATCTCTAAACATTCCCTCTAATGTTACATTAGCCGATCCACACTTTAACGTTTCGTCTCCTATAGACATTTTAATCGGTGCAGACACATTTTGGGATCTCTTATGCGTTGGTCAAATTAAGCTATCACATGGTCAACCAACTTTACACAAAACCAAGCTTGGCTGGATTGTATCCGGTCCTATACCTTTTCTTTCTCGTAACAAAACAAATTGTCACTTTTCTAGCAACAGAAATCTCGAAAATCAGTTACAGAAATTCTGGGAACTTGAAGAATTTCCAAGAACCAAGTTCTTTTCTGAAGAAGAACTTCAATGTGAGAAACACTTTAAAGAAACTACTTCCTTTGATTCTACAGGCAGATTCATTGTCTCTCTTCCTTTAAAGTTACCTCTATCAAATCTTGGTAATTCAGAGATTTCAGCTACCAAACGTTTTTTCTCTTTGGAAAAGAAATTAAACTCTAACCCAACTTTGAAAGCAGATTACATTCAATTCATCAGTGAATACTCATCATTAAATCATATGTCTAAACTTCCTCCAAATTTAGTATCTCATCCAGACTTCTTTCTTCCTCATCATTGCGTTTACAAAGGTAACAAGATTCGTGTCGTATTTGACGGATCTGCTAAAACTGACACTGGCTTTTCGTTGAACGATATACTTATGGTAGGTCCTACACTACAAGACGATCTTTTTACTATTATTTTACGTTTTCGAAAACACAAATTTGCTTTAACTGCTGATATCGTTAAAATGTATCGACAAATTCTTATAAAGGAAAATCAGCgttgtttacaaaaaatattgtggCGATCTGATCCAAATTCATCTATTGAGACTTATACTCTAAATACTGTGACTTATGGCACTGCTTCTGCCAGCTTTTTAGCAACGCGATGTGTGCAAGAAGTAGCTCACATTTACTCTGACAAATTTCCTGATATTTCGTCTATCATTTTACGCGATTTTTACGTGGACGATCTCCATACCGGTGCTTCCACCTTAGACGAACTTAAACGTATTCAATCTTTAACCACTGAATTACTTTCAAAACATGGCTTTCATTTAAGTAAATGGAAATCAAATTCAACCGAATTAAAAATCGATAATATAGATAACACTCCTTTGGACATAGGTTCCAATGAAACTGTCAAAACATTGGGTCTCTTTTGGAATCCCAAATTAGAcgttttcttctttaatgttcaaCCTACTGCAAACAATTCTAGGATTACTAAGAGACACATTCTTTCTGCAATTTCGAAGATATTTGATCCTCTTGGTCTCTTAGCAGCAGTTACAATAACCGCTAAGATCATTCTACAAGACTTATGGCGTCTAAAAATTTCCTGGGATGAAGTTGTACCCATGGATATTCATACAAAATGGTCAAATTATCAATCCCAATTAGTCAATCTTAATAAATTACAATTCCCTAGATATATTACTGTTTCAAATTTTACATCCATACAATTACATGGATTTTCCGATGCGTCTACTGCAGCATATGGTGCTTGTATTTTTATTCGTTCCTTAGATGCTCAAGGAAATATAAGTTGTTATTTACTCTGTGCCAAAACCAGGGTAGCTCCTTTGAAACATATTCTTACAGTTCCCCGACTTGAACTTTCTGGAGCCCTACTCTTATCTGAATTGGTGGACAAAGTAAAGCAATCACTACAAATTAATTTTGATGAAATTGTTTATTGGTGTGATTCCAACATTGTTCTAGCATGGATCAATACATCTCCCAACTTGTTAAAACCTTTCGTTGCGAACAGGATTTCACAGATTCAATCGTTGACTAATTCTAATTCCTGGAGATATATAAACACACAGGAAAATCCTGCAGATTTATTATCACGTGGTATTTCACCTACGGCACTACAAAATTCCGATCTATGGTTTCATGGCCCTCCATGGCTTTTATTATCTGAAAATTTATGGCCTCATCAACCCTTCAAACAGGTTAAAATTCCTGAACTTCGATCTTCTGTTAATCTATCCGTAAGAATTTGCATGAATCTCgacattatttacaaaatttcttcctTAACTAAATTACAACGAATTGTAGCCTACATATTACGTTTCTGCAAAAATTCCAGGCTAACCATGCCAGAAAGAACCTTCACCAATTTAACATGTGAAGAAATTGCCTGTTCTCTGATTTGTCTTATTCGCATTGTGCAAAATCAGTCTTTTTCTGATGATTTCACACATCTCAAAAAGCATGGCAAGGTCGATCATAAAAGCAAACTTCTCACCCTGAATCCTTTTCTTGATCAAGATGACATAATTCGAGTTGGTGGAAGAATTCACAACGCTGACATCTCATACGAGAGAAAGCATCCCATCGTAATTCCACAAAAACATCATTTTACAGACATACTTGTACGGCATGAACACATGAAATTACAGCATGCTGGTCCACAGCTACTTTTATCTTCCTTGCGAGAGAAATATTGGCCTCTCAATGGACGCTATGTCGTTAGAAAGGTTGTGAGAAACTGCATCACATGTTTCAAGGCAGCTCCAAAACTCGAAACTTATTTAATGGGTAATCTACCTTCTTCACGTCTTACTCCTTCACGACCCTTTACCCACTCGGGACTTGATTATGCTGGACCTTTTCTTTTAAAGGACCGTCTTACGAGGAACTACAAGACTATTAAGGGTTATGTAGCACTTTTTATTTGTCTGGCCACAAAGGCTATACACTTGGAGGTTGTGAGTAGTCTGACTACGGAATGCTTTATAGCAGCTTTAAGACGCTTTACTTCTCGACGGGGTAAATGCGCTTCTATTCTTTCCGATAACGGGAGCACATTTAAAGGTGCCAACAATGAACTTTCCAACTTTCTCAAAACTAACAATTCTGCCATACATGACAGACTCTCTTCTGAGGGTATCGATTGGAAATTCATTCCGCCGCGTTCACCTCATTTTGGTGGTATCTGGGAAGCAGGGGTAAAATCGGTAAAATACCATCTTAAACGAGTAATTAGCAATACGGTTCTCTCCTATGAGGAGTTTTCCACTGTTATGATTCAAATTGAAGCAATTCTCAATTCCAGACCTCTTTTTCCTATGTCTAATGACCCCTCAGACCTACTTCCTCTCACACCTGCACATTTTCTGGTTGGATCACCTCTCACATCAGTTCCTGACCGCAATCTGTTAGATGTTATGGAAAACAGGTTGAGCAGATTTCAAAGGGTGCAGCAAATGGTGCAATGTTATTGGACACGATGGTCCAAAGAATACGTCTCTTCTCTTCAGCAACGCGTCAAGTGGAAGAAACAATGCAGTTCCCTTCTCAAGATTGGTTCCCTAGTACTTGTTAAAGAAGATGGACTGGAACCTCTTAGATGGACCTTAGGTAGAGTAACTGACATCCATGCCGGCAGTGACGGAATTGTGCGTAGTGTAACGCTAAAAACAAACTCTGGCGTATACAAACGTCCGGTTGTGAAGTTATGTGTACTACCGAACGAAAATCAACTTTAG